The Apium graveolens cultivar Ventura chromosome 6, ASM990537v1, whole genome shotgun sequence genome contains a region encoding:
- the LOC141664534 gene encoding uncharacterized protein LOC141664534 yields the protein MCRIPRCQYLFLLCVEGLSLSLKSASENGSISGCRINRSAPAITHLLFADDSFLFFKATTLETKAIQEILSSYKRFSGQAVNFQKSAIFFNANVHRDKQMEIKQTLGVFNDIGNSKYLGLPSLIGRSKKTVFRYLKDRVFLKIQSWSSKLLSRAGKAIMIRNVAQMIPTYTMSCFMVPKTLCQEIERLMNAFWWKSNVSTGKGIRWCAWDKISMSKKSGGLGIKKPPKLFLSASRNPTSN from the coding sequence ATGTGTCGAATTCCAAGATGCCAATATTTGTTTTTACTCTGTGTGGAAGGCCTATCACTCTCTCTTAAATCAGCTTCAGAAAATGGCTCAATATCTGGATGTCGCATAAATCGTTCAGCCCCGGCAATCACCCATCTTCTTTTTGCTGATGATAGCTTCCTTTTCTTCAAAGCTACAACTCTAGAAACAAAGGCAATTCAAGAGATTCTGAGCTCGTATAAAAGATTCTCGGGTCAAGCTGTCAATTTTCAGAAATCAGCCATTTTCTTCAATGCAAATGTCCATAGAGACAAACAAATGGAGATCAAACAAACCTTGGGAGTATTCAATGATATTGGGAACAGCAAGTATCTCGGCTTACCATCGCTGATAGGTAGGTCCAAGAAGACAGTCTTCAGATATCTGAAAGACAGAGTGTTTCTAAAAATCCAAAGTTGGAGCTCAAAATTACTATCTCGGGCGGGGAAAGCAATCATGATCAGGAATGTGGCCCAGATGATTCCTACATACACAATGTCATGCTTTATGGTTCCAAAGACTCTTTGCCAAGAAATCGAAAGGTTAATGAACGCGTTCTGGTGGAAGTCAAATGTTTCGACTGGCAAGGGAATACGATGGTGTGCCTGGGACAAAATAAGCATGTCAAAAAAAAGTGGCGGCCTTGGAATCAAAAAACCCCCAAAACTTTTTCTAAGTGCTTCAAGGAATCCCACCTCGAACTGA